A window of the Emys orbicularis isolate rEmyOrb1 chromosome 1, rEmyOrb1.hap1, whole genome shotgun sequence genome harbors these coding sequences:
- the LOC135895477 gene encoding beta-1,3-galactosyltransferase 5-like — MALSKMELKRFKMILFLIVVLTSTCLYLIENGIFCLKEEEVTSLTFITESGNFLQLPDIDCSRTPPFLVLLVTSSHGQNKARMAIRQTWGKHRLVAGNRIVTYFLLGTTMNQNDQTGIIAESQNYRDIIQKDFIDTYYNLTLKTMMGIEWVDKFCHQSRFVMKTDSDMFVNIFYLTELLLRKNRSTRFFTGFLLMNAFPIRNRCSKWYVSKDEYPGSTYPPYCSGTGYVFSADVASQVYNISESVPFIKLEDVFIGLCLAKLKINLEELHSEQTFLPNRVVFSLCRFKKIVTCHHVKPHDLLIYWNALESSMDEKCPDV; from the coding sequence atgGAGTTGAAGAGattcaaaatgattttgtttttaattgtagtatTGACCTCTACTTGTTTGTATTTGATTGAAAACGGTATATTCTGTTTAAAGGAGGAAGAGGTCACGTCACTGACTTTTATAACAGAGAGTGGAAACTTTTTGCAGTTGCCAGATATAGACTGCAGTAGGACTCCTCCATTCCTGGTACTCCTTGTGACATCGTCACATGGCCAAAATAAAGCTAGGATGGCTATCCGTCAAACATGGGGGAAACACAGACTAGTTGCTGGCAACCGCATCGTGACATATTTTCTTCTGGGAACCACCATGAACCAAAATGATCAAACTGGTATTATTGCTGAAAGTCAGAATTACAGAGACATTATCCAGAAGGATTTTATAGACACATATTACAATTTGACTTTAAAGACAATGATGGGAATTGAATGGGTTGACAAATTTTGTCATCAATCCAGGTTTGTGATGAAAACTGACTCAGATATGTTTGTCAATATCTTTTACCTGACTGAACTccttttaagaaaaaacagaagtaCTAGATTCTTCACAGGCTTTTTACTTATGAATGCGTTCCCAATAAGAAATAGATGTAGTAAATGGTATGTGAGTAAAGATGAATATCCTGGAAGCACGTATCCTCCATATTGTTCGGGGACTGGTTATGTTTTCTCCGCTGATGTTGCTAGTCAGGTTTATAATATTTCAGAAAGTGTCCCTTTTATTAAACTGGAGGATGTTTTCATAGGACTGTGTCTTGCTAAACTAAAAATCAATCTGGAGGAACTTCATTCAGAACAGACATTCCTCCCAAACAGGGTTGTGTTCTCTCTTTGTCGCTTCAAGAAAATTGTGACATGCCATCATGTGAAACCTCATGACCTGCTGATCTACTGGAATGCACTGGAAAGCTCAATGGATGAAAAATGCCCAGATGTCTGA